The Oikeobacillus pervagus genome segment GAAGAGAACGAAACAAGCTCCTAGTAATGCGGTGTGAGAAAGACTATTCTTCAAATGATCTCCTTGGTAAATCGTCACAATATTGGGGATTATCAGTCCTAAGAATGGGATCATTCCAACAGTTAAAATGACGACCGTTGATACTAATGCGACAATCACTAATCCTGTGTTCACCACTCGTCTATAACTTAGTCCCAAGTTAATAGCAAAATCCTCACCCATTCCTGCAACGGTAAATTTGTTGGCAAATAAATAAGCAACTATAACGAGTGGAATACCTATGTATAAAAGTTCGTATCTCCCTTTTATAATGATCGAAAAGTCTCCTTGCAACCATGATGACATATTTTGAATAAGATCATATTTATACGCAAAGAAAGTCGTTAAGGAGCTAATAATGTTTCCAAACATCAATCCCACAAGAGGAATAAATATTGCGTCTTTAAACTTGATTTTATCCAATATTTTCATAAATAAGAATGTGCCTAATAATGCAAATACAAATGCAACAACTGTCTTTTGAAGCGGTGATGCTGATGTGAATAATAGCATCGATACTAAGATTCCAAATC includes the following:
- a CDS encoding ABC transporter permease — its product is MKKRYLIVLLLVLSFASVFIGVKDISPFDFFSLDKEQIEVLMISRLPRLISIIVAGVSLSISGLIMQQLSRNKFVSPTTAGTMDSARFGILVSMLLFTSASPLQKTVVAFVFALLGTFLFMKILDKIKFKDAIFIPLVGLMFGNIISSLTTFFAYKYDLIQNMSSWLQGDFSIIIKGRYELLYIGIPLVIVAYLFANKFTVAGMGEDFAINLGLSYRRVVNTGLVIVALVSTVVILTVGMIPFLGLIIPNIVTIYQGDHLKNSLSHTALLGACFVLFCDILGRVLIYPYEIPIGMTVGVIGSGVFIYLLMRRKAYE